One region of Ictalurus punctatus breed USDA103 chromosome 6, Coco_2.0, whole genome shotgun sequence genomic DNA includes:
- the tnfsf13b gene encoding tumor necrosis factor ligand superfamily member 13B isoform X1 produces MSAVRTAPVQAESQRLSWVVGVVTVVAITSSLLSALSLYHVLALQAEVEVLRNEVSRRREGCRDTPRESVRGPQPHQQQHEDDRNKALVSTSVAPPNMQMDASRRQQEKFKLKKRSLASESEQSVVQPFLQLMADSKREIFQKEFTQEKHTGIPWQASLKQGSALEEEQDVIVVKEEGYYFIYSQVYYKDPTFAMGHIVIRMKKYVVGDESQHVVLFRCIQSMNVKVPYNTCYTGGIVKLDVGDRVELLIPRPTATISLDGDCTYLGAIKLA; encoded by the exons ATGAGCGCAGTACGTACTGCTCCAGTTCAGGCGGAGAGTCAGAGgctttcctgggttgttggggTTGTGACTGTGGTGGCGATTACCTCATCCTTGCTATCAGCTCTGTCCCTATACCACGTGCTGGCTCTGCAGGCAGAGGTGGAAGTGCTGAGGAACGAAGTGAGCCGCAGGAGAGAAGGATGCAGGGACACACCAAGGGAAAGTGTGAGAGGACCTCAGCCTCATCAGCAGCAACATGAGGACGACAGGAACAAAGCCCTG GTGAGTACCAGTGTGGCGCCCCCTAATATGCAGATGGATGCTTCTAGAAGGCAGCAAGAGAAGTTCAAATTGAAGAAGAGAAGTCTGGCAAGTGAGTCTGAACAATCAG TGGTTCAGCCATTCTTGCAGCTGATGGCAGACAGCAAGAGGGAAATCTTTCAGAAAG agtttacacaggaGAAACACACTGGCATTCCGTGGCAGGCAAGCCTAAAACAAGGCTCAGCTCTTGAGGAGGAACAGGATGTCATAGTGGTCAAAGAGGAGGGCTACTACTTCATTTACAGTCAG GTTTATTACAAAGACCCCACTTTTGCAATGGGTCATATCGTAATCCGCATGAAAAAGTATGTGGTTGGGGACGAGAGTCAACATGTTGTTCTGTTCCGATGCATCCAGAGCATGAACGTGAAGGTTCCTTATAACACCTGCTACACAGGAG GGATAGTGAAGCTAGATGTTGGAGACAGAGTGGAGCTGCTCATACCTCGCCCCACTGCAACCATCTCTCTGGATGGAGACTGCACCTACCTGGGGGCCATCAAACTGGCCTGA
- the tnfsf13b gene encoding tumor necrosis factor ligand superfamily member 13B isoform X2 — MSAVRTAPVQAESQRLSWVVGVVTVVAITSSLLSALSLYHVLALQAEVEVLRNEVSRRREGCRDTPRESVRGPQPHQQQHEDDRNKALVSTSVAPPNMQMDASRRQQEKFKLKKRSLAMVQPFLQLMADSKREIFQKEFTQEKHTGIPWQASLKQGSALEEEQDVIVVKEEGYYFIYSQVYYKDPTFAMGHIVIRMKKYVVGDESQHVVLFRCIQSMNVKVPYNTCYTGGIVKLDVGDRVELLIPRPTATISLDGDCTYLGAIKLA; from the exons ATGAGCGCAGTACGTACTGCTCCAGTTCAGGCGGAGAGTCAGAGgctttcctgggttgttggggTTGTGACTGTGGTGGCGATTACCTCATCCTTGCTATCAGCTCTGTCCCTATACCACGTGCTGGCTCTGCAGGCAGAGGTGGAAGTGCTGAGGAACGAAGTGAGCCGCAGGAGAGAAGGATGCAGGGACACACCAAGGGAAAGTGTGAGAGGACCTCAGCCTCATCAGCAGCAACATGAGGACGACAGGAACAAAGCCCTG GTGAGTACCAGTGTGGCGCCCCCTAATATGCAGATGGATGCTTCTAGAAGGCAGCAAGAGAAGTTCAAATTGAAGAAGAGAAGTCTGGCAA TGGTTCAGCCATTCTTGCAGCTGATGGCAGACAGCAAGAGGGAAATCTTTCAGAAAG agtttacacaggaGAAACACACTGGCATTCCGTGGCAGGCAAGCCTAAAACAAGGCTCAGCTCTTGAGGAGGAACAGGATGTCATAGTGGTCAAAGAGGAGGGCTACTACTTCATTTACAGTCAG GTTTATTACAAAGACCCCACTTTTGCAATGGGTCATATCGTAATCCGCATGAAAAAGTATGTGGTTGGGGACGAGAGTCAACATGTTGTTCTGTTCCGATGCATCCAGAGCATGAACGTGAAGGTTCCTTATAACACCTGCTACACAGGAG GGATAGTGAAGCTAGATGTTGGAGACAGAGTGGAGCTGCTCATACCTCGCCCCACTGCAACCATCTCTCTGGATGGAGACTGCACCTACCTGGGGGCCATCAAACTGGCCTGA
- the abhd13 gene encoding protein ABHD13, translating into MEKSWRFWGILKRCLMTVCSWTWGVCRISLLALILTFHLYGGILLLGLILASVAGILYKFQDVLLYFPDQPSSSRLYVPMPTGIPNENVYIRTKDGVRLNLILLRYTGENPALVPTILYFHGNAGNIGHRVPNALLMLVNLKANVVLVDYRGYGKSDGEPSEGGLYQDAVATLDYVMSRPDIDKTKIVLFGRSLGGAVAIRLASVNPHRVAAIMVENTFLSIPHMASTLFSFFPMRYLPLWCYKNKFLSYRYVTLCRMPSLFISGLSDQLIPPVMMKQLYELSPARTKRLAIFPEGTHNDTWQCQGYFAALEQFMKDLLKGHAQEEASQGSASVTII; encoded by the coding sequence ATGGAGAAGTCATGGAGGTTTTGGGGAATCCTGAAGCGATGCCTAATGACTGTGTGCTCCTGGACTTGGGGAGTTTGTCGCATCTCACTGCTGGCTCTTATCCTTACCTTCCACCTCTATGGTGGCATCTTGTTGCTGGGTCTCATCCTGGCATCCGTGGCTGGGATCCTGTACAAGTTTCAGGATGTGTTGCTGTACTTCCCTGACCAGCCTTCCTCCTCACGCCTTTATGTTCCCATGCCTACCGGAATTCCAAATGAGAACGTCTATATACGTACTAAAGATGGTGTTCGGCTCAACCTAATTCTGCTTCGCTACACGGGTGAAAATCCTGCCCTAGTACCCACCATCTTGTATTTTCACGGCAACGCAGGGAACATCGGACACCGTGTTCCCAACGCACTTCTCATGCTCGTTAACCTAAAAGCTAACGTGGTTCTGGTAGACTACAGAGGTTATGGAAAAAGTGATGGTGAGCCAAGTGAAGGGGGCCTCTATCAGGATGCCGTGGCCACACTGGACTACGTCATGTCACGGCCTGACATTGACAAGACTAAAATCGTATTGTTTGGCCGCTCTCTGGGGGGCGCCGTGGCCATCAGGTTGGCCTCAGTCAACCCACACCGCGTGGCAGCTATAATGGTGGAGAACACGTTCTTGAGCATCCCACACATGGCGTCCACACTCTTTTCCTTCTTCCCCATGCGCTACCTGCCCCTTTGGTGCTATAAGAACAAATTTCTGTCTTACAGGTATGTGACGCTATGCCGCATGCCCTCACTTTTCATATCGGGCCTGTCGGATCAGCTTATCCCACCTGTCATGATGAAGCAGCTATACGAGCTGTCGCCTGCGCGGACTAAGCGCCTCGCCATCTTCCCTGAGGGAACGCACAACGACACCTGGCAGTGCCAGGGTTACTTCGCTGCACTTGAGCAGTTTATGAAAGACCTGCTCAAGGGCCATGCGCAAGAGGAGGCATCCCAGGGCTCAGCAAGTGTCACCATCATCTAG